The following are encoded together in the Brassica napus cultivar Da-Ae chromosome A9, Da-Ae, whole genome shotgun sequence genome:
- the BNAA09G01440D gene encoding uncharacterized protein BNAA09G01440D: MVRFFCFNSRIPRHRPKESVEGFSERVIREDGSNSKGLSSSSIGESSKLADSTAAIERVWKSEEIKPQETGKHHLKKSQSHGDELYLDGRDATENGTDDGTDRVGSPNSLEQRETLAAGMSSTKRLERSPNVYQKDALGSVSACQGSDQALYGSIFSVGDLRNDDISLYGEQMENSNSQTPYGSPLLVRSNSMPNIADSASGKSSPLKYSSRSSDDLCALGRRQRDNKPVHETDAKAKQNRDYDDDDANGYSSMAKDWIVPATDELNSTKFIKGETSNQPAGYPGKDSKFKRIDDWVNDLQHVNSSAEEADEIDDDEFQREPELTTTAASPSVDVMKSTPGMEAAKKYFSSLSSAATTAQLVSRGLVVIPLLSKFVGLRVLNLSGNAIVKITAGALPRGLHALNLSKNCISVIEGLRELTRLRVLDLRYNKILRLGHGLASCSSLKELYLAGNKISEIEGLHRLLKLAVLDLRFNKFSTTKCLGLLAANYSSLQAISLEGNPAQKNVGDEQLRKYLLGLLPHLVYYNRQGAKDARLGTSTLQLERGLRSELKNNGRKSSHGASSTHKAGSSSAARKASSGVQKRSSKERSSSRLPPVGHKVSPAAYENYCVASGDRLATLRSELSMRRTRSEGNLGPI; encoded by the exons ATGGTAAGGTTTTTCTGCTTCAACTCCCGCATCCCCCGCCATAGACCTAAG GAATCCGTGGAAGGGTTTTCAGAACGAGTGATCAGAGAAGATGGGTCTAATTCAAAAGGATTGAGCTCTTCTTCCATTGGTGAAAGCAGCAAGTTAGCTGACTCCACCGCTGCTATTGAGCGTGTGTGGAAATCTGAGGAGATAAAGCCTCAAGAAACTGGGAAGCATCATCTCAAGAAAAGTCAGTCTCATGGAGATGAACTGTACTTGGATGGGAGGGACGCTACGGAGAATGGGACAGACGATGGCACAGATCGGGTTGGTTCTCCAAACTCTCTTGAACAGAGGGAGACTCTTGCGGCAGGAATGAGCAGCACCAAGCGTTTAGAAAGAAGTCCTAATGTGTATCAGAAAGATGCTCTAGGTTCGGTTTCTGCTTGCCAGGGCTCTGATCAAGCGCTCTATGGGTCTATTTTCTCGGTTGGAGATCTTCGTAATGATGATATCTCCTTATACGGTGAACAGATGGAGAACTCAAACAGCCAAACTCCTTATGGTTCGCCGTTGCTTGTGAGGTCGAACTCAATGCCTAATATCGCAGACTCTGCTTCAGGGAAATCTTCACCTCTCAAATACTCTTCAAGATCCTCAGATGACCTCTGTGCTCTAGGCAGACGCCAGAGAGATAATAAACCTGTCCACGAAACTGATGCAAAAGCGAAGCAAAATCGAgactatgatgatgatgatgcaaaTGGTTATTCTTCCATGGCAAAAGATTGGATAGTACCAGCTACAGACGAGCTCAACTCAACAAAGTTCATCAAAGGAGAAACATCAAACCAGCCTGCAGGATATCCAGGAAAGGATTCTAAATTCAAGCGTATTGATGATTGGGTCAATGACCTTCAGCATGTAAACTCCTCAGCGGAAGAAGCTGATGAAATAGACGATGATGAGTTTCAAAGAGAACCGGAGCTAACAACAACAGCTGCTTCTCCTAGTGTAGATGTCATGAAGTCAACTCCTGGAATGGAAGCTGCGAAAAAGTATTTCTCTTCTCTTAGTAGTGCTGCAACCACTGCTCAGCTGGTTAGTCGTGGTCTGGTTGTGATACCACTCCTAAGCAAATTCGTTGGTCTGAGAGTTCTCAATCTCTCAGGAAATGCAATAG TTAAGATAACCGCTGGTGCTCTTCCTCGAGGACTACATGCACTGAACTTGTCAAAGAACTGTATCTCGGTGATTGAGGGGCTGCGTGAACTCACTCGCCTTCGAGTGTTAGACCTGCGTTACAACAAGATACTGAGACTTGGTCATG GTTTGGCTTCTTGCTCCTCCCTGAAAGAACTATACCTAGCTGGGAACAAGATCAGCGAAATCGAGGGTCTTCATCGTCTCTTGAAGCTGGCCGTCTTGGATCTACGCTTTAATAAGTTCTCAACCACCAAATGTCTCGGCCTGCTCGCTGCAAACTACAGTTCTCTTCAGGCTATAAGCTTGGAAGGCAACCCTGCGCAGAAGAACGTTGGCGATGAGCAACTGAGAAAGTACCTTTTGGGACTCTTGCCGCATTTGGTGTACTATAACAGACAAGGCGCTAAAGATGCTAGGCTAGGTACAAGCACGCTTCAGTTGGAACGAGGTCTCAGATCAGAGCTCAAAAACAACGGGAGGAAGAGTAGCCACGGTGCGTCGAGTACACACAAAGCCGGATCATCATCCGCAGCTCGTAAAGCTTCTTCGGGTGTGCAGAAAAGATCATCAAAGGAGAGAAGCAGCAGCCGTCTTCCACCTGTGGGACACAAAGTATCACCAGCTGCTTACGAGAACTATTGCGTTGCAAGTGGTGATAGGTTGGCTACTCTGAGATCAGAGCTCTCTATGCGTAGAACTCGTAGCGAAGGCAATCTTGGACCTATCTGA
- the LOC106386183 gene encoding putative cyclin-D6-1, whose translation MEFHLEHPLSHSPSIHNNNDVALPPNSLFLVEPQHMPSPHYFHTLKSSASLLSNRNHAVSSIIQYSRKLDDPSLTYLAVNYLDRFLSSEDMMPQSKPWILKLISLSCVSLSAKMRKPDISVCDLPVEGEMFDAQMIERMENVILGALKWRMRSVTPFSFLSFFLSLLFELEEDHSVLKHSLKAQATDLTFSLQHDIKFLEFKPSVVAAAALLFASSEICPQQFPCFSNRICQCTYVNKDELMECYKAMQERDVVEDNEGSNDTAVNVLDQQFSSCEESAITASSPKRRKITTSTSRRC comes from the exons ATGGAGTTTCATCTCGAACACCCTCTCTCACATTCTCCTTCTATCCACAACAACAACGATGTTGCTTTACCACCAAACTCTCTCTTCCTCGTCGAACCACAACACATGCCTTCTCCTCATTACTTCCACACCCTCAAATCCTCGGCTTCTCTTCTATCTAATCGAAACCACGCCGTTTCTTCAATCATTCAG TATTCAAGAAAACTCGACGACCCTTCTCTGACGTATCTTGCGGTGAATTATCTAGACAGGTTCTTGTCCAGTGAAGATATGATGCCG CAATCAAAGCCTTGGATTCTCAAGCTTATCTCTCTTTCTTGTGTCTCTTTGTCTGCTAAAATGAGAAAGCCAGATATATCTGTCTGTGATCTTCCG gTGGAAGGTGAGATGTTTGATGCTCAGATGATAGAGAGAATGGAGAATGTGATCTTAGGAGCTCTTAAATGGCGAATGCGCTCTGTTACTCCTTTCTCCTTTCTCTCCTTCTTCCTTAGCCTTCTCTTCGAGCTCGAAGAAGATCATTCAGTACTTAAACATTCACTCAAAGCTCAAGCTACTGATCTCACTTTCAGTCTTCAACATG ATATCAAGTTCCTAGAGTTTAAACCATCAGTGGTTGCAGCAGCTGCACTTCTCTTTGCTTCTTCTGAGATCTGTCCTCAACAGTTTCCATGTTTCAGTAACAGAATATGCCAATGCACATATGTAAATAAG GATGAGTTAATGGAGTGTTACAAGGCAATGCAAGAGAGAGATGTAGTTGAAGACAACGAAGGAAGCAATGACACAGCAGTAAATGTACTTGACCAGCAATTCTCTAGCTGTGAAGAAAGTGCAATCACAGCTTCATCACCTAAGAGGAGGAAAATTACTACAAGTACTAGTCGTCGATGTTAA